One genomic window of uncultured Campylobacter sp. includes the following:
- a CDS encoding AAA family ATPase, whose translation MKTLKQEFDEFLKQSGLKQADVCRSINVTQSRLSQILNGTYPSDGSKVETKLKDYMDNHRRRTQAQQSSQKENRDEIFVSKDFKNATYVFNECASEHDLGLVYGMAGTGKTTAIKEFCKHNPNAIHIKSNIHTTAAVLLDELCEVLKITPPRPIYKKLKAVMAELSKSDKILIIDEAENLPLRALETARTLYDETGTPVILVGTPRLIDNLTGKNMELRQMYNRIDVKYIMQGLSEDESKGYFNEHFYRWCRGNFRSSTKLYKQAKKLAEFNQIGINAEIVAKATETIILG comes from the coding sequence ATGAAAACGCTAAAACAAGAGTTTGACGAGTTTTTGAAGCAAAGCGGATTAAAACAGGCTGACGTATGTCGCTCGATAAACGTGACGCAGTCAAGACTTAGCCAAATTTTAAACGGCACCTATCCAAGCGACGGAAGCAAGGTTGAAACCAAGCTAAAAGACTATATGGATAACCACAGGAGAAGAACTCAGGCGCAACAAAGCTCTCAAAAAGAGAATAGAGATGAGATCTTCGTTTCAAAGGATTTTAAAAATGCTACGTATGTATTTAACGAGTGCGCCAGCGAGCACGATTTGGGTCTGGTCTACGGGATGGCAGGCACGGGCAAGACTACGGCGATAAAGGAGTTTTGCAAGCATAATCCAAATGCAATACACATAAAAAGCAATATTCACACGACGGCTGCGGTGCTGCTTGATGAGCTTTGCGAAGTATTAAAAATCACTCCCCCGCGACCTATCTATAAAAAACTAAAAGCGGTGATGGCTGAACTTAGCAAGAGCGACAAGATATTAATCATAGACGAGGCCGAAAATCTGCCGTTACGCGCGCTTGAGACAGCTAGAACGCTGTATGACGAGACAGGTACGCCAGTGATATTGGTAGGCACTCCAAGACTCATAGACAATCTAACGGGCAAAAACATGGAACTAAGGCAGATGTATAACAGGATAGACGTCAAATATATCATGCAAGGTCTTAGCGAGGACGAAAGCAAGGGGTATTTTAACGAGCATTTTTATAGATGGTGTAGAGGAAATTTTAGGAGTTCAACTAAGCTATATAAGCAAGCCAAAAAACTAGCTGAATTTAATCAAATCGGTATAAATGCCGAGATAGTAGCCAAGGCTACCGAAACGATAATCCTAGGCTAA
- a CDS encoding response regulator transcription factor, producing the protein MINVLMIEDDPEFAQILSEYLSDFNIKVTNFEDPYLGLSAGIKNFDLLILDLTLPGMDGLEVCKEIRSKYNIPIIISSARSDISDKVVGLQLGADDYLPKPYDPKEMYARIMSLIRRYKKSNEVQEEAVETLFRIDERRHEIYYNNESLTLTPAEYEILSYLIKQHSFSVSREQLVYNCKSLKDKDSKSLDVIIGRLRTKIGDSSKAPKHIFSVRGIGYKLIG; encoded by the coding sequence ATGATTAATGTTTTAATGATTGAAGACGATCCGGAATTCGCGCAAATTCTATCCGAGTATTTGAGCGATTTTAATATCAAAGTAACAAATTTCGAAGACCCGTATCTAGGACTAAGCGCCGGGATTAAAAATTTCGATTTACTTATCCTAGACCTTACGCTACCCGGTATGGACGGGCTTGAGGTTTGCAAGGAAATTCGCAGCAAATACAACATCCCTATCATCATCTCCTCGGCTCGAAGCGATATCAGCGATAAGGTAGTGGGTTTACAGCTAGGAGCGGACGATTATCTGCCAAAGCCGTACGATCCAAAAGAGATGTACGCACGCATCATGAGCCTAATCCGCCGCTACAAAAAGAGCAACGAAGTGCAAGAAGAAGCAGTCGAGACGCTGTTTAGGATAGACGAGCGCAGGCACGAGATCTACTACAACAACGAAAGCCTCACGCTAACGCCGGCAGAATATGAAATTTTAAGCTATCTCATAAAGCAACACAGCTTTTCGGTATCCAGGGAGCAGCTTGTTTATAACTGCAAAAGCTTAAAAGACAAGGACTCAAAAAGCTTAGACGTCATCATCGGCAGACTAAGAACAAAGATCGGTGACAGCTCAAAAGCGCCTAAGCATATATTTTCGGTACGCGGCATAGGCTATAAACTCATAGGATGA
- a CDS encoding S24 family peptidase, whose translation MSVDLSVNKPKKNVRQSINLSANMSDNLSNLKKTEADQISHDQILIRKLSSAVGAGESVDINGVEVYDTDVLVPFSQMLFKVRPKKIDRIRCMQVDGYSMVPMLFPDSWVIADVTAKFEGDGLYIINYCDNFMVKLLQKSPDGTLHIKSVNKDYESYDIGPDDDAQVYIVGKVLRCVI comes from the coding sequence TTGTCTGTAGACTTGTCCGTCAATAAGCCTAAAAAAAATGTCCGCCAATCTATAAATTTGTCCGCCAATATGTCCGACAACCTCTCCAACCTTAAAAAAACAGAAGCGGATCAAATTTCCCACGATCAAATTCTCATCCGCAAACTTAGTTCGGCCGTAGGGGCAGGTGAGAGCGTCGACATAAACGGTGTTGAGGTCTATGATACTGACGTACTGGTACCTTTTTCCCAGATGCTTTTTAAAGTACGCCCTAAAAAAATCGATAGAATCCGTTGCATGCAAGTGGATGGCTACTCGATGGTGCCGATGCTTTTCCCCGATAGCTGGGTGATCGCGGACGTTACGGCGAAATTTGAAGGCGACGGGCTATATATCATCAATTACTGCGATAACTTTATGGTCAAGCTCTTGCAAAAGAGCCCCGACGGCACGCTGCACATAAAAAGCGTTAATAAAGACTACGAAAGCTACGACATAGGACCAGACGACGACGCGCAAGTATATATCGTGGGTAAAGTCTTGCGCTGTGTTATATAA
- a CDS encoding NnrS family protein, translating into MDLVFKIYTISKTQFGRGASGILGLETNMLHVIALNGIIFSIMLIFNIAGLRHSGQELEFLRLSKIAFALVIAAGVCRGFLAYVWSGFYIHLPATFIAVAFALWFTDFLKFSEITSLATIRSRFILLWIKF; encoded by the coding sequence TTGGACTTGGTTTTTAAAATTTATACAATTAGCAAAACGCAGTTTGGCCGCGGTGCGAGCGGGATTTTAGGGCTGGAGACAAATATGCTGCACGTCATCGCGCTAAACGGTATTATTTTTAGCATTATGCTTATCTTTAACATCGCGGGTCTGCGCCACAGCGGGCAGGAGCTTGAGTTTTTGCGCCTTAGCAAGATCGCCTTCGCGCTTGTTATTGCCGCGGGCGTTTGCAGGGGCTTTTTGGCTTACGTTTGGAGCGGGTTTTACATCCATCTGCCGGCGACCTTTATCGCCGTAGCCTTCGCGCTTTGGTTTACCGATTTTTTAAAATTTTCAGAGATAACGAGTTTAGCGACGATCCGGAGTAGATTTATTTTGCTTTGGATTAAATTTTAA
- a CDS encoding DUF3944 domain-containing protein, which translates to MAYKYDIGLEFLRQMSNEDLNDLVEILKGKDNDERISESLSNDKKFIKHYPDHAQYIDLILEEIQRYGGNTFVNIFRGGGVQYAEILEDVCKRMKVHYSPRYSIEDIEFSLLLKITTDALEKMSEGERKELLKDLDIKTDKYTPQAVVMALQTAIKLGKFKAYQFTLIIVNAIWKAIFGKGLPIIINSTLTRWMSILAGPIGWTVSGIWTAADIAGPAYRVTIPVVVQIAYLRQKHMDK; encoded by the coding sequence ATGGCATATAAATACGATATTGGATTAGAGTTTTTAAGGCAAATGAGTAATGAAGATCTAAACGATCTAGTCGAGATCCTAAAAGGTAAAGATAATGACGAAAGGATCAGCGAAAGTCTCTCGAACGATAAAAAATTTATCAAACATTATCCAGATCATGCGCAGTACATCGATCTTATTTTAGAAGAGATACAAAGATACGGCGGTAATACTTTCGTAAATATTTTTAGAGGCGGCGGAGTTCAATACGCCGAGATTTTGGAAGACGTTTGTAAAAGAATGAAAGTTCATTATTCCCCTCGCTATTCTATCGAGGATATCGAGTTTTCGCTACTTTTAAAGATTACGACCGACGCGCTTGAAAAGATGAGCGAAGGCGAACGCAAGGAACTCTTAAAGGACCTTGATATAAAAACGGATAAGTATACGCCACAAGCAGTAGTAATGGCGCTACAAACGGCAATAAAGCTCGGTAAATTTAAGGCGTATCAATTTACGTTGATTATAGTAAATGCGATTTGGAAAGCGATTTTTGGCAAAGGACTACCGATAATCATAAATAGTACCCTTACGAGGTGGATGTCTATTTTAGCAGGGCCGATCGGCTGGACGGTTTCTGGTATCTGGACGGCTGCTGATATAGCAGGTCCGGCATACCGAGTAACTATACCGGTCGTAGTGCAGATAGCCTATCTGCGTCAAAAGCATATGGATAAATAA
- the dnaJ gene encoding molecular chaperone DnaJ, with product MEIDYYEILEISKNSDSETIKKAFRKLALKYHPDRNQGDKDAEEKFKKVNEAYQVLGDEQKRAIYDRYGKAGLEGRGGFSSAGFGADIDLGDIFNSFFGGGFRSSSQSRKRSIDKYPLDLEIALKIKFNEAVFGAEKEVEFTIKKPCKTCKGTGSKDGKTHICPHCEGRGRIVQQRGFMSFAQECPYCGGSGETVSDKCGECDGSGYKEERQNVKINVPEGIDDGMRMRVSGKGNVSVDESRGDLYVYIEVEPDERFVRHENDVYIEIPVFFTQAILGETVTIPTLKGTTELKLPVGAKDKQQFVFDGLGVKNVNTKRYGRLVAQIAIKTPKELNEEQISLLRKLQESFGVQSGEAMHEEEEGIFDKIKGWFKGEEESDKKSKKKGKKA from the coding sequence GTGGAAATAGACTACTACGAAATTTTAGAAATCAGCAAAAATAGCGACTCCGAAACCATAAAAAAAGCATTTAGAAAGCTTGCCCTAAAGTATCATCCGGACCGCAATCAAGGCGATAAAGACGCTGAAGAAAAATTTAAAAAAGTAAACGAAGCCTATCAGGTGCTAGGCGACGAGCAAAAACGCGCGATATACGATAGATACGGCAAGGCGGGGCTTGAGGGCAGGGGCGGATTTAGTTCTGCCGGATTTGGCGCGGATATCGATCTGGGCGATATATTTAACTCGTTTTTCGGCGGCGGATTTAGATCAAGCTCGCAAAGCCGCAAAAGAAGCATCGACAAATATCCGCTTGATTTGGAAATAGCCTTAAAAATAAAATTTAACGAAGCGGTTTTCGGCGCGGAAAAAGAGGTGGAATTTACGATAAAAAAACCGTGCAAAACCTGCAAAGGCACGGGCTCTAAAGACGGCAAAACGCACATTTGCCCGCACTGCGAGGGCAGAGGGCGTATAGTGCAGCAAAGAGGATTTATGAGCTTTGCGCAGGAGTGTCCGTATTGCGGCGGTAGCGGCGAGACCGTTAGCGACAAGTGCGGCGAATGCGACGGCAGCGGATACAAAGAGGAGCGCCAAAACGTCAAGATAAACGTCCCCGAAGGCATCGACGACGGCATGCGTATGCGAGTAAGCGGCAAGGGCAACGTCTCCGTAGACGAGAGTAGGGGCGATTTGTACGTATATATCGAGGTTGAGCCCGACGAGCGCTTCGTGCGTCACGAAAACGACGTTTATATCGAGATTCCGGTATTTTTCACGCAAGCTATCCTGGGCGAGACGGTCACGATACCGACGCTAAAAGGCACGACCGAGCTAAAGCTGCCCGTGGGCGCAAAAGATAAGCAGCAGTTCGTATTTGACGGACTTGGGGTAAAAAACGTAAATACCAAGCGCTACGGCAGGCTTGTAGCGCAAATCGCGATAAAAACGCCAAAAGAGCTAAACGAAGAGCAAATTTCGCTGCTACGCAAGCTACAAGAAAGCTTCGGCGTGCAAAGCGGCGAAGCGATGCATGAAGAGGAAGAAGGCATTTTTGACAAGATAAAAGGCTGGTTTAAGGGCGAAGAAGAGAGCGATAAAAAGAGCAAAAAAAAGGGCAAAAAGGCGTAA
- a CDS encoding tetratricopeptide repeat protein: protein MRKIVFLVFFTVLVLGAGERDLAEDKAPCDANGLQKSCDAGDFESCDNLGLAYIGIKLEECDLDKNYEKAFALFKKACDGEYVRACVNLGVAYRKGEGVKKDEPKAAKLYKKACDGGYLLGCANLGSLYEQGLGVKKDAQKAGEIWRKACEAKDGMSCFNLGALYYNAVLGEKDVASAKNYLQKACAYGWNDGCEAAEAIEKAAKR, encoded by the coding sequence GTGAGAAAAATTGTATTTTTAGTCTTTTTTACGGTTCTTGTTTTGGGTGCTGGCGAGCGCGATTTGGCAGAGGACAAAGCGCCTTGCGACGCAAACGGACTGCAAAAAAGCTGCGACGCGGGCGATTTTGAGAGCTGCGACAACTTGGGCCTTGCCTACATCGGCATCAAGCTTGAGGAGTGCGACCTGGACAAAAACTACGAAAAGGCGTTCGCGCTGTTTAAAAAGGCGTGCGACGGGGAGTACGTGCGCGCCTGCGTAAATTTGGGCGTAGCGTATCGCAAAGGCGAAGGGGTTAAAAAGGACGAGCCGAAGGCCGCCAAGCTCTATAAAAAAGCCTGCGATGGCGGCTATCTGCTAGGTTGCGCAAATTTAGGCTCGCTTTACGAGCAGGGGCTCGGCGTCAAAAAAGACGCGCAAAAAGCGGGCGAAATCTGGCGCAAAGCCTGCGAAGCAAAGGACGGGATGTCGTGCTTTAATCTCGGCGCGCTTTACTACAACGCGGTGCTTGGCGAAAAAGACGTAGCTAGCGCAAAAAACTATTTGCAAAAGGCGTGCGCTTACGGCTGGAATGATGGCTGCGAAGCCGCGGAAGCGATAGAAAAAGCTGCGAAACGCTAA
- a CDS encoding sigma factor-like helix-turn-helix DNA-binding protein: protein MTLKEIAQILGLSTERVRQIERSALAKLAHPRNRKKWEEIKETMAMIQKDRVRAGLGDVGSYAGEE, encoded by the coding sequence ATGACGCTAAAAGAGATCGCCCAAATCCTAGGCCTAAGCACTGAGCGAGTGCGCCAGATAGAGCGCAGCGCCCTAGCAAAGCTAGCTCACCCTAGAAACCGTAAAAAATGGGAAGAGATTAAAGAAACGATGGCGATGATACAAAAAGATAGGGTTCGCGCAGGTTTGGGCGACGTAGGCAGCTATGCCGGAGAGGAGTAA
- a CDS encoding ArsS family sensor histidine kinase: MRYSLTTKISVVFAIALTLVCVLFYTFASIQLDNTLDKIKQKQLSAINYLVASFEKSNPPSDLTVYFKNFGLTYVKNDKFAADITNGGKVVFAKQTPLGLFQSLLFQDGLYLHIKNTSFQILLESDDAKNINDLIWVGFILTTALLVSLYVSVMNSLMPLKKLSSDIRKFGAGNMDVNIAKPDSNDEIAKVAIEFDAAASKIKELIRSRQLFLRTIMHELKTPIGKGRIVSEMVQSQTQKSRLIAIFERLDMLINEFGKIEQLLSKSYALNYQESYFSNILEQARDMLMMEKFEEKVSVDIRQDVLLRVDFALFSLAIKNLIDNALKYADDKKAQVICDKDGIVVKNLGEPLQKPIEYYLQAFIREKGNKSGGMGLGLYIIDHICQMHKFSLKYSYEDGYHAFKICTKPKENVEEGKR; this comes from the coding sequence ATGAGATACTCCTTAACGACGAAAATTTCGGTAGTTTTCGCCATCGCGCTGACGCTAGTTTGCGTTTTGTTTTATACTTTTGCCAGTATACAGCTAGATAATACTCTAGACAAGATAAAGCAAAAGCAGCTAAGCGCGATAAACTATCTCGTCGCATCGTTTGAAAAATCAAATCCTCCTAGCGATTTGACGGTTTATTTTAAAAATTTCGGGCTTACCTACGTTAAAAACGATAAATTTGCCGCCGACATCACAAACGGCGGCAAAGTAGTCTTCGCCAAACAAACCCCGCTGGGGCTTTTTCAGTCGCTACTTTTTCAGGACGGACTTTATCTGCATATCAAAAACACGTCGTTTCAAATTTTACTCGAAAGCGACGACGCTAAAAACATAAACGACCTGATATGGGTGGGCTTTATCCTCACGACGGCGCTTTTAGTATCGCTTTACGTTTCGGTTATGAACTCGCTGATGCCGCTAAAAAAATTAAGCTCCGACATCAGAAAATTCGGCGCCGGAAATATGGACGTAAATATAGCCAAACCCGACTCCAACGACGAAATAGCCAAAGTCGCGATAGAATTTGACGCCGCAGCCAGCAAGATAAAAGAGCTGATTCGCTCGCGCCAGCTTTTTTTGCGCACGATAATGCACGAACTAAAAACGCCTATCGGCAAAGGCCGCATAGTATCGGAAATGGTACAGAGCCAAACGCAAAAAAGCCGCCTGATAGCGATATTTGAGCGGCTCGATATGCTCATAAACGAGTTTGGCAAGATCGAGCAGCTGCTATCTAAAAGCTACGCGCTAAACTATCAAGAGTCCTACTTTTCAAATATCTTAGAACAGGCGCGCGATATGCTGATGATGGAAAAATTCGAAGAAAAAGTAAGCGTCGATATCAGGCAAGACGTCTTACTGCGCGTAGATTTCGCGCTGTTTTCGCTAGCGATTAAAAACCTCATCGATAACGCGCTAAAATACGCCGACGACAAAAAGGCGCAGGTTATCTGCGACAAAGACGGCATCGTCGTAAAAAATCTCGGCGAGCCGCTACAAAAGCCCATCGAGTATTATTTGCAAGCCTTTATCCGCGAAAAAGGCAATAAAAGCGGCGGCATGGGGCTTGGTCTTTACATCATCGACCACATCTGCCAGATGCATAAATTTAGCCTAAAATACTCCTACGAAGACGGCTACCACGCGTTTAAAATCTGCACCAAGCCGAAAGAAAACGTTGAAGAAGGAAAGCGTTGA
- the recR gene encoding recombination mediator RecR: MKKGLEKFNELVAAFERLPGVGKKSAQRYAYHVCLKDNLGGLKLAQSIEDAVRFTGKCQICGGLSEDEICDVCSDETRDNELLAVVESPKDILVFEQSAIYRGRYFVLEEITQTQTEKLREIIRQNGVTEIIFALTPGLSSDAVMVFIEDKLSDLGVKFSKIAQGVPTGVNLENIDLLSLMKALDSRTEL, encoded by the coding sequence TTGAAAAAGGGGCTTGAGAAATTTAATGAACTAGTCGCGGCCTTCGAGCGGTTGCCTGGCGTGGGTAAAAAATCGGCCCAGCGCTACGCCTATCACGTCTGCTTAAAAGATAACTTAGGCGGACTAAAACTAGCCCAAAGCATCGAGGATGCCGTAAGATTTACGGGTAAATGTCAAATTTGCGGCGGGCTTAGCGAGGATGAGATTTGCGACGTTTGCAGCGACGAAACTCGCGATAATGAGCTACTAGCCGTCGTCGAAAGTCCAAAAGATATCCTGGTTTTTGAGCAAAGCGCGATCTACCGCGGTCGCTACTTCGTGCTAGAAGAGATAACGCAGACGCAAACCGAAAAACTACGCGAAATTATCCGCCAAAACGGCGTAACCGAAATTATCTTCGCGCTAACGCCGGGGCTTAGTAGCGATGCGGTGATGGTCTTTATCGAAGACAAGCTAAGCGATTTGGGCGTTAAATTTAGCAAGATAGCCCAAGGCGTACCAACAGGCGTAAATCTCGAAAATATCGACCTTCTGTCGCTTATGAAAGCGCTTGATAGTAGAACCGAGCTGTAA
- a CDS encoding type I restriction endonuclease translates to MDLYEDLQRLSARIASIKDSVQTEEATKHSFVMPFFQILGYDIFDPTVIVPEFTADVGIKKGEKVDYAIMHEGKPLIIVEVKKHTEVLDKHSSQLYRYFGVTDAKFALLTNGVEYRFFSDINKENKLDESPFLIVNLDELNKRDVKALERFTKSSLNIDSILEMANKQRYILEIKKIFEEETARPSDDLARMFAVRILPQGTRITGNVLDEFRTYTKSALGEIVADLASKKINSIRAGLTANITDENEENSEDEAKIVTTQEELQGFFIIKSILGEHVELEKIYARDTKSYFGVLFEDNNRKWIARLHFNTANKYIGIHEIEKQETKYPIEKLEDIYKFRDKLIATLKRVQGAESAE, encoded by the coding sequence ATGGACTTATACGAGGATCTACAGCGCTTAAGCGCTAGAATAGCGAGCATCAAGGACTCCGTACAGACCGAAGAAGCCACGAAGCACTCGTTTGTGATGCCGTTTTTTCAAATTTTAGGTTACGATATATTTGACCCGACGGTCATAGTGCCCGAATTTACCGCCGATGTGGGAATCAAAAAGGGCGAAAAGGTCGACTACGCCATCATGCATGAGGGCAAGCCGCTCATCATCGTAGAGGTCAAGAAGCATACCGAAGTACTAGACAAGCATTCAAGCCAACTATATCGATATTTCGGCGTTACGGACGCTAAATTTGCGCTACTGACTAACGGAGTAGAGTATCGCTTTTTCTCCGACATCAACAAAGAAAACAAGCTTGATGAAAGCCCGTTTCTTATAGTAAACCTCGACGAGCTAAACAAGCGCGATGTAAAGGCGCTAGAGCGCTTCACAAAAAGCAGCCTAAATATCGACTCGATACTGGAAATGGCTAACAAGCAGCGCTATATACTGGAGATTAAAAAGATATTTGAGGAAGAGACCGCTAGACCTAGCGACGATCTAGCCAGGATGTTTGCCGTCAGGATACTCCCGCAAGGAACGCGCATAACTGGCAATGTACTAGATGAGTTTAGAACTTACACTAAGTCCGCCCTGGGCGAGATAGTAGCCGATCTCGCCTCAAAGAAGATAAACTCTATACGTGCCGGATTAACGGCAAATATCACTGATGAGAACGAAGAAAATAGCGAAGATGAAGCCAAAATCGTAACCACGCAAGAGGAACTGCAAGGCTTTTTTATCATCAAATCGATACTTGGCGAGCATGTAGAGCTTGAAAAAATTTATGCAAGAGATACAAAAAGCTATTTTGGAGTATTGTTTGAAGATAACAACCGCAAATGGATAGCCAGACTGCACTTTAATACAGCAAATAAGTACATCGGCATCCACGAGATAGAAAAACAAGAAACCAAGTATCCGATAGAAAAGCTCGAAGATATTTATAAATTTAGAGACAAACTCATCGCTACGCTCAAAAGGGTACAAGGCGCAGAAAGCGCAGAATAA